A part of Passer domesticus isolate bPasDom1 unplaced genomic scaffold, bPasDom1.hap1 HAP1_SCAFFOLD_105, whole genome shotgun sequence genomic DNA contains:
- the LOC135291710 gene encoding proline-rich protein HaeIII subfamily 1-like, with protein sequence MAPERRLPLLLALVTALLAATAATHGPAGALDVAVSGEGQTPEPPGPARLEASGESDLSTSAQLGKAVTSLAMPGSPLAPEPRDPPPGGDPPPRERLRERPPPPGGAERAVTSPLPMDSPAEPSGTFPACPPRFPPACPRCPRAGSRGWPDPPGVPSPPHVPSPATIKSLQRQRQRWGRDPAPRVPIPPEGPGRVLIPPEGPNPT encoded by the exons ATGGCCCCGGAGCGGCG GCTcccgctgctgctggcccttGTCACCGCGCTGCTCGCGGCCACCGCCGCCACCCACG GCCCCGCGGGTGCCCTGGACGTGGCGGTGTCGGGGGAGGGACAGACCCCAG agccccccggtCCCGCCCGGCTGGAGGCGTCGGGAGAGA GTGACCTCAGCACCTCAGCGCAGCTGGGCAAAG CTGTGACGTCACTGGCCATGCCGGGGTCCCCGCTGGCCCCcgagccccgggacccccccccgggGGGCGACCCCCCGCCCCGAGAGCGGCTCCGAGAGCGCCCACCCCCCCCGGGGGGCGCAGAGAG ggctgtgacgTCGCCGCTCCCGATGGATTCTCCCGCGGAACCTTCCGGAACCTTCCCCGCGTGTCCCCCCCGCTTCCCCCCCgcgtgtccccgctgtccccgggcCGGGTCCCGGGGGTGGCCGGacccccccggtgtcccctcccccccccatgtcccctcccCCGCCACAATAAAGTCACTGCAGAGGCAGCGCCAGCGCTGGGGGAGGG ATCCTGCCCCGAGGGTCCCGATCCCACCCGAGGGTCCCGGGAGGGTCCTGATCCCACCCGAGGGCCCCAATCCCACCTGA
- the LOC135291709 gene encoding basic salivary proline-rich protein 2-like, with the protein MEPGPHRTGTGTGPGLRDRDCGTGTGTGPGSPEAPGPAPTAGTGTAAPGPDRDRTGTDCGTGIEPDRNRTPALRHRDRAGTDCGTGIEPDRNRTPALRHRDRAGTEPGLTATQNHLRDPPAPFWGPPFTAPFLKPPAPFWGDPRPRIVSGTPNFGVPRALTGTPQPHFGGPQPQFGGTPDPKPCPGPPTRPGGTPKVRNTTGTPRPNLGVPQTQPHSRNPQPHFGATPDPQTPTPLWGPQSPDRDPSPILGRPQPQFGDPHSQHHSRTPRPNLGRPQTQNRVRDPQTQFGGPHPHFGVLQTPRPILGSPISSSIPGTPPAALWAPQNETPDPFWGTPKTRSPHRDPGQGFGVPGGNLGFLGADLGFLGPDLEFLGGNLRFLGADLGFLGADLGFLGADLGFPGADFGPDLGFLGRDLGFLGADLGFPGGNLGVLGADLGFPGADLGFSGGNLRFLGADLGILGADLGFLGADLGFLGADLGFPGGNLGVLGADLGFPGADLGFSGGNLRFLGADLGILGADLGFLGADLGFLVRIWASQVGIWGFWVRIWGFWVRIWGFWVRIWASQVRISVRIWGFWVGIWGFWVGIWGSQVGIWGFWVRIWGFWVRIWGSQVGI; encoded by the exons ATGGAGCCGGGACCGCACCGGACCGGGACTGGCACCGGGCCGGGACTGCGGGACCGGGACTGCGGGACCGGGACTGGCACCGGGCCGGGGTCACCTGAGGCACCGGGACCGGCGCCAACAGCGGGCACCGGCACTGCGGCACCGGGACCGGACCGGGACCGAACCGGGACTGACTGCGGCACCGGGATAGAACCGGACCGGAACCGGACACCGGCACTGCGGCACCGGGACCGGGCCGGGACCGACTGCGGCACCGGGATAGAACCGGACCGGAACCGGACACCGGCACTGCGGCACCGGGACCGGGCCGGGACCGAACCGGGACTGACTGCG ACCCAGAATCACCTCCgggaccccccagccccattttggggtcccccatTCACAGCCCCATTCCTGaaacccccagccccattttgggGCGACCCCAGACCCAGAATCGTGTCCGGAacccccaattttggggtccccagagcCCTGACCgggaccccccagccccattttgggggtccccagcCCCAATTTGGGGGGACCCCAGACCCAAAGCCATGTCCGGGACCCCCAACACGGCCGGGGGGGACCCCCAAAGTCAGAAACACAacagggacccccagacccAATTTGGGGGTCCCCCAGACCCAGCCCCATTCCCGaaacccccagccccattttgggGCGACCCCAGACCCACAAACCCCAACACCACTTTGGGGTCCCCAAAGCCCTGACCgggaccccagccccattttgggGAGACCCCAGCCCCAATTTGGGGACCCCCATTCCCAGCACCATTCCCGAACCCCCAGACCAAATTTGGGGCGACCCCAGACCCAGAATCGTGTCCGAGACCCCCAGACCCAATTTGggggtccccatccccattttggggtcctccaaacccccagacccattttggggtcccccatTTCCAGTTCCATTCCTGGGACCCCCCCAGCCGcgctctgggcaccccaaaacgAGACCCCAGACCCGTTTtgggggacccccaaaactcGCAGCCCCCATAGGGACCCggggcagggatttggggttccgggtgggaatttggggtttttgggtgcggatttggggtttctgggtCCGGATTTGGAGTTTCTGGGTGGGAATTTGAGATTTTTGGGTGcggatttggggtttctgggtgcggatttggggtttttgggtgcagatttggggttcccaggtgCGGATTTCGGTccggatttggggtttttgggtcgggatttggggtttttgggtgcggatttggggtttccaggtgggaatttgggggttttgggtgcGGATTTGGGGTTTCCAGGTGCGGATTTGGGGTTCTCAGGTGGGAATTTGAGATTTTTGGGTGcggatttgggaattctgggtgcggatttggggtttctgggtgcggatttggggtttttgggtgcggatttggggttcccaggtgggaatttgggggttttgggtgcggatttggggtttccag GTGCGGATTTGGGGTTCTCAGGTGGGAATTTGAGATTTTTGGGTGcggatttgggaattctgggtgcggatttggggtttctgggtgcggatttggggtttttggtgcgGATTTGGGCTTCCcaggtgggaatttgggggttttgggtgcggatttggggtttctgggtgcggatttggggtttttgggtgcGGATTTGGGCTTCCCAGGTGCGCATTTCGGTccggatttggggtttttgggtcgggatttggggtttttgggtgggaatttggggttcccaggtgggaatttgggggttttgggtgcggatttggggtttttgggtgcGGATTTGGGGTTCTCAGGTGGGAATTTGA